One genomic window of Cottoperca gobio chromosome 10, fCotGob3.1, whole genome shotgun sequence includes the following:
- the LOC115015049 gene encoding protocadherin beta-15-like, whose product MMDSKIILFQTCGFHFLFLFLHSAYGDMSYSFPEEMKRGSVIGNMAKDLGLDRGALSDRRARIDTDGTDTRYCDINLNNGELIVADRIDREGLCGEKASCILKHELVLENPLELHRISLHIQDINDNSPQFKEDFINIEIRESADRGARFVIEEAHDADVGQNSVQQYNLKNNDNFILAVDENTIELVLEKELDREKQQEINLLLTALDGGSPQRSGTVVIHVTVLDANDNAPVFSQAVYKASLPENSPVDTVVVTVSATDADEGVNGDVTYEFGHVTDDVKNIFSIDRKEGQIQIIGDIDYETTTSFEIRVKAKDGLGLSSYAKVIISITDVNDNAPVVNLKSLTNPIPENVSPGTEVGIINVQDRDSENNRQVRCSIQQNVPFKLVPSIKNYYSLVTTGQLDRELVSDYNITISATDEGSPPLSSSKTVQLSVADINDNPPVFEEQSYSAYVSENNKPGSTLCSVTARDPDWRQNGTVIYSLLPGEVNGAPVSSYLSVNGDTGVIHAVRSFDYEQFRSFKVHVTARDNGSPPLSSNVTVSVFVSDVNDNSPQILYPAPEGNSFMTELVPKAAHGGSLVSKVIAVDADSGQNAWLSYHIVKSTDPGLFTIGLHSGEIRTQRDISESDSMKQNLIVAVKDNGQPSLSATCSMYLLISDNLAEVPELKDISYDEKNSKLTSYLIIALVSVSTFFLTFIIIILGVRFCRSRKPRLLFDGAVAIPSAYLPPTYADVDGTGTLRSAYNYDAYLTTGSRTSDFKFVSSYNDNTLPADQTLRKSPSDFADVFGDCNGSPEVGTCFISSVPNV is encoded by the coding sequence ATGATggattcaaaaataatattgtttcaAACGTGCGggtttcatttcctctttctttttttgcattctGCATATGGAGACATGAGCTATTCTTTTCCGgaggagatgaaaagaggaTCAGTTATTGGAAACATGGCCAAGGACCTCGGGCTGGACAGGGGTGCGCTCTCTGACAGAAGAGCCCGCATTGACACCGATGGGACTGATACACGTTACTGTGACATAAACCTGAATAACGGAGAGTTGATTGTTGCCGACAGGATTGACCGAGAGGGGCTTTGTGGAGAAAAGGCTTCGTGCATCCTAAAACACGAGCTGGTGCTGGAGAATCCTCTCGAGCTCCATCGGATTAGTCTTCACATTCAAGATATTAATGATAACTCGCCACAGTTTAAGGAAGACTTCATTAATATAGAAATTCGAGAGTCTGCAGACAGGGGAGCTCGTTTTGTGATAGAGGAGGCGCACGATGCGGATGTAGGACAAAATTCAGTTCAGCAGTACAACcttaaaaataatgataatttcATTTTGGCCGTTGATGAAAACACAATAGAGCTTGTTCTTGAAAAGGAGCTTGATCgtgaaaaacaacaagagaTTAATTTGCTTCTCACAGCTTTAGATGGAGGCTCTCCTCAGAGATCAGGTACTGTAGTCATACACGTCACTGTGCTGGATGCTAATGATAACGCCCCAGTGTTTAGCCAGGCCGTTTATAAAGCCAGCCTGCCTGAAAACTCTCCTGTAGACACTGTAGTGGTCACAGTGAGCGCGACTGATGCAGACGAGGGAGTCAATGGAGATGTGACGTATGAATTTGGGCATGTTACTGATGACGTGAAGAATATATTTAGTATTGACCGTAAAGAGggtcaaatacaaataattggcGATATTGATTATGAAACTACGACATCATTTGAAATACGTGTTAAAGCAAAAGATGGGTTGGGGCTTTCATCGTATGCTAAAGTCATAATTTCTATCACTGATGTTAATGACAACGCCCCTGTAGTTAACTTGAAATCACTGACTAACCCCATACCTGAGAACGTGTCACCTGGTACAGAGGTGGGCATCATTAACGTGCAGGATAGAGACTCTGAGAATAACAGACAGGTCCGCTGCTCCATTCAGCAAAACGTCCCTTTTAAGTTGGTGCCTTctattaaaaactattattctCTGGTGACCACAGGACAACTGGACCGTGAACTAGTGTCTGACTACAACATTACAATCAGTGCCACTGACGAGGGCTCtccacctctgtcctcctctaaaACTGTTCAGTTATCTGTAGCAGACATCAACGACAACCCACCTGTGTTTGAGGAACAGTCGTACAGCGCATATGTGAGTGAAAATAACAAACCTGGCTCCACTTTATGTTCCGTTACTGCTCGAGACCCCGACTGGAGACAAAACGGTACAGTGATTTATTCTCTGTTACCCGGTGAGGTGAACGGTGCCCCGGTGTCCTCCTATCTCTCTGTTAACGGAGACACGGGGGTGATCCACGCTGTGAGGTCGTTTGATTATGAACAGTTCAGGAGTTTTAAAGTCCACGTGACGGCCAGAGACAACGGTTCTCCTCCTCTCAGCAGTAACGTGACCGTCAGTGTGTTCGTGTCGGATGTGAACGACAACTCTCCTCAGATACTGTACCCCGCCCCGGAGGGCAACTCCTTCATGACCGAGCTGGTCCCCAAAGCTGCACACGGAGGCTCTCTGGTGTCCAAAGTGATAGCAGTGGACGCGGACTCCGGACAGAACGCCTGGCTGTCCTATCATATAGTCAAATCCACTGATCCGGGACTTTTCACTATTGGTCTCCACAGCGGAGAGATCAGGACACAGCGGGACATTTCTGAGTCTGACAGCATGAAACAGAACCTTATTGTGGCAGTGAAAGATAACGgacagccctctctctctgccacctgcTCCATGTATTTACTTATCTCTGATAACTTGGCTGAGGTGCCAGAACTGAAGGATATTTCTTATGATGAGAAGAACTCCAAACTGACCTCTTATCTGATCATCGCGCTGGTGTCTGTGTCCACCTTTTTTctgaccttcatcatcatcatcctgggtGTGAGGTTTTGTCGCAGTAGAAAGCCCAGACTGTTGTTTGATGGAGCAGTTGCCATCCCCAGCGCTTATCTCCCTCCTACTTACGCAGATGTTGACGGCACAGGAACTTTACGCAGCGCTTACAATTATGACGCCTACCTGACAACAGGTTCTAGAACCAGTGACTTTAAGTTCGTGTCATcttacaatgacaacacactGCCTGCTGACCAGACTCTGAGGAAAAGTCCATCTGACTTTGCTGATGTATTTGGGGACTGTAATGGCTCTCCTGAGGTAGGGACATGCTTCATATCATCTGTCCCAAATGTGTAa